Proteins found in one Plasmodium knowlesi strain H genome assembly, chromosome: 12 genomic segment:
- a CDS encoding syntaxin 5, putative: MPYVDKTEEFFKAVERLSNENFDFRKDRNVGQDTEVNELASKITDLLHRGNQKLQQLERCVRQKGIFNDKTSQIEELTYEVKQTITDATNDVDALVQYVCDLNISNPQGKTHLDNIIFSLKNRLFEFTKKFKDVLHIRSEHIKKQVNRRNMYSYTNTESTFSNDNYKFTPLRDIDIESGQQQTLKMPEKTSYLHSRADAMENIQKIIGDLAQMFQKVATMVTQQDEMIRRIDEDIDTSLYNTREGQNYLLSYLNRLTSTRTLIIQIFACIFILIVFFVLFT, translated from the exons ATGCCGTATGTGGACAAAACGGAGGAGTTCTTCAAAGCGGTTGAACGACTGAGCAATGAGAACTTCGACTTTAGGAAGGATAGGAATGTTGGTCAGGACACGGAAGTGAATGAGCTGGCATCGAAAATCACGGACCTGTTGCACAGGGGCAACCAGAAGTTGCAGCAGTTGGAAAGAT GTGTTCGACAGAAGGGAATATTCAACGACAAGACTTCACAAATAGAAGAACTAACTTACGAAGTTAAGCAGACCATCACGGATGCTACCAACGACGTAGATGCACTGGTGCAGTATGTCTGCGACCTTAATATTAGCAACCCGCAGGGGAAGACGCACCTGGACaatattattttctccttaaaaaACCGCCTTTTTGAGTTTAccaaaaaatttaaggatGTCTTGCATATTCGGAGCGAG CACATAAAAAAGCAAGTGAATCGAAGAAACATGTACTCGTACACGAACACCGAGTCGACATTCAGCAACGACAACTACAAATTCACTCCCCTTCGAGATATCGACATTGAGAG TGGGCAGCAGCAGACACTGAAAATGCCTGAAAAGACGTCCTATTTGCACTCCAGAGCGGATGcaatggaaaatatacaaaaaataatcgGGGATCTTGCGCAGATGTTCCAAAAGGTGGCTACGATGGTGACTCAACAGGATGAAATGATCCGGCGAATCGACGAGGACATTGACACTTCCCTTTACAACACGAGGGAGGGGCAGAACTACCTCTTATCGTACTTAAACCGACTGACGTCCACGCGGACACTCATAATACAG ATTTTCGCCTGCATATTCATCCTGATagttttttttgtattgttCACGTGA
- a CDS encoding 60S ribosomal protein L23, putative: MKRGRAGTLKNKMRITLSLPVGALINCCDNSGGKNLYIIAVQGFGSCLNRLPAASLGDMVLATVKKGKPDLRKKVLNAIITRQSKAWRRHEGYFIYFEDNAGVIVNPKGEMKGSAITGPVARECAELWPKLSSAASAIV, from the exons atgaagagaggAAGAGCGGGAACgttgaaaaacaaaatgagaataaCGCTTTCACTCCCCGTGGGAGCTCTCATCAACTGCTGTGATAatagtggaggaaaaaacttgTACATTATTGCTGTGCAG GGATTTGGCTCATGCTTGAACAGACTGCCTGCTGCCTCACTTGGTGACATGGTGCTAGCTACCGtgaagaagggaaaaccCGATCTGAGGAAAAAAGTGCTAAACGCAATAATCACGCGTCAGTCGAAGGCCTGGAGAAGGCACGAAGGGTACTTCATTTACTTCGAGGACAACGCCGGTGTTATCGTTAACCCCAAAGGAGAAATGAAGGGATCTGCAATAACAGGACCTGTTGCAAGGGAATGCGCAGAGTTGTGGCCCAAGTTATCTTCTGCCGCGTCGGCCATTGTTTAA
- a CDS encoding glutamine--tRNA ligase, putative — protein MENVEKIYIRNKADLSDNFFYFYNWVKLNFNTCLIISENSSLRSSILLELLNGKKLVLSEINACEALFRLTCGGVSNAVGGTVSCTVNCLSNGPVSGAQRDDFANRCRDTLRGEELKFYLKEKLASEKPVDEQFLQRVEAEMALQKVFCKDKLSFLDFLLFSIFKKGKVEKLKDPLGRYPHLSAWFSKNNFTIKEEDMNSFASTNFIQQIIEDDLKKKKHTCVITRFPPEPNGYLHLGHAKSICLNFGLSEKYGGRTHLRFDDTNPVTEEVRYIESIKEDVKWLGFDWNEHLYFASDYFEQLYEWAIQLIKQGDAYVDDQSIEQIRENRGSLKVPGINSPYRDRSVEENLTLFKKMKLGEYAEGEKVLRAKIDMCSGNINLRDPILYRIMHKTHPKSGDKWVIYPMYDFAHGQSDSIERITHSICTLEFETHRPLYEWFQEKLGIYRTRQIEFARLNVTYMVMSKRKLLTLVNEKYVDGWDDPRMPTISGMRRRGYSPEAIKDFCSKVGVAKRENIISYELLELCAREDMNKKAKRLFAILKPLKVVITNFVENNEELHELTALNHPKNESMGQRILKFEKEIYIDEEDFQENPPEHFYRLAPNRTVRLRYAFCITCQEVVKDEATNRVVELRCTYDPESKSTTNTSQGGGNISQGAVGANQNCTESAKKVKSTIHWVAKSNAQSAQFRIYDKLFTKPNPESNDEDENMEKLMENYTVQLDKKKGCTEEEEENPPLEKQSEVDENNLGWRKYINKNSLQVHEGIVEKYASSCGVGEAIQFERIGFFTKDKDSTEDCPVYNLTVALVENSALKKKKEDLVKKELDRLKREKVAAERRLKREERKLREQRKLEQAAAGKGDAIQV, from the coding sequence ATGGAGAATGTAGAGAAGATATACATACGTAACAAAGCCGACCTGTCggataatttcttttacttctacAACTGGGTGAAGCTCAACTTTAACACGTGCCTCATCATAAGTGAGAATAGCAGCCTTCGTAGTAGCATCCTCTTGGAGCTACTCAATGGGAAGAAGCTCGTGTTGAGTGAAATCAACGCGTGTGAAGCGTTGTTTCGACTAACCTGCGGCGGGGTCAGCAATGCGGTTGGCGGCACAGTCAGCTGTACGGTGAATTGTTTGTCCAATGGTCCGGTTAGCGGTGCACAGAGAGACGATTTTGCGAACCGCTGTCGTGATACTCTCCGCGGGGAGGAACTCAAGTTTTATCTGAAGGAGAAGCTTGCGAGCGAGAAACCCGTGGACGAGCAGTTCCTTCAAAGAGTAGAAGCCGAAATGGCGTTGCAGAAGGTGTTTTGCAAAGACAAACTGAGCTTTTTggatttccttcttttctccatttttaaaaaaggcaaagtgGAGAAATTGAAAGACCCGCTGGGTAGGTACCCTCACCTGAGTGCATGGTTTTCGAAAAACAATTTTACCATCAAGGAGGAAGACATGAACTCCTTTGCAAGTACTAACTTTATCCAACAAATTATTGAAGAtgatttgaagaagaagaagcatacGTGTGTCATTACAAGGTTTCCACCTGAACCCAATGGTTATCTTCATCTGGGTCATGCAAAAAGTATATGTTTAAATTTCGGTCTATCGGAGAAGTATGGAGGGAGGACGCATCTACGGTTTGACGATACAAACCCAGTGACTGAGGAAGTTCGTTACATAGAGTCCATCAAGGAGGATGTAAAATGGCTCGGATTCGATTGGAACGAACATTTGTATTTCGCATCGGATTACTTCGAACAACTGTATGAATGGGCAATCCAACTAATAAAGCAGGGGGATGCATACGTGGATGATCAGTCCATTGAACAGATAAGGGAAAATAGAGGCAGTTTGAAGGTACCCGGAATTAACTCTCCTTACAGAGACAGAAgtgttgaagaaaatttaactctttttaagaaaatgaaattagGAGAATACGCAGAAGGAGAGAAGGTACTTAGAGCGAAGATAGATATGTGTTCgggaaatataaatttaagGGATCCAATTCTTTATCGTATTATGCATAAGACGCACCCGAAAAGTGGAGACAAGTGGGTGATTTACCCAATGTATGATTTTGCACATGGTCAGTCAGACTCCATTGAAAGAATTACCCACTCTATTTGTACACTTGAGTTTGAAACACATAGACCATTATATGAATGGTTCCAGGAGAAGCTTGGCATATATAGGACAAGACAAATTGAGTTTGCTCGACTCAACGTTACCTACATGGTCATGAGCAAAAGGAAATTGCTAACGTTGGTGAATGAAAAGTACGTGGATGGATGGGACGATCCACGTATGCCAACCATCTCAGGGATGAGAAGAAGGGGATACAGCCCAGAAGCTATAAAAGATTTTTGCAGTAAAGTTGGAGtcgcaaaaagggaaaatattatttcttATGAGTTGCTAGAATTGTGTGCTAGAGAAGACATGAACAAAAAAGCCAAGAGATTGTTCGCCATTTTGAAGCCTCTGAAAGTTGTTATCACAAATTTTGTTGAGAACAACGAGGAGTTGCATGAACTGACTGCACTAAACCATCCGAAAAATGAATCGATGGGGCAAAGGATTTtgaaatttgaaaaagagATTTATATTGATGAGGAAGATTTTCAAGAAAACCCTCCAGAGCATTTCTACCGACTAGCTCCGAATAGAACTGTCCGGCTAAGGTACGCCTTCTGCATTACGTGCCAAGAAGTTGTGAAGGATGAGGCTACCAATCGGGTAGTCGAGCTGAGGTGCACCTACGACCCGGAGAGCAAGAGCACCACCAACACCAGTCAAGGCGGTGGAAATATTAGCCAAGGTGCAGTTGGTGCTAATCAGAACTGCACGGAGAGTGCGAAGAAAGTAAAATCCACAATCCACTGGGTAGCCAAATCAAATGCCCAAAGTGCACAGTTCAGAATCTACGACAAGCTATTCACGAAGCCGAACCCTGAGTCgaatgatgaggatgaaaatatggaaaaactTATGGAGAATTACACTGTACAGTTGGATAAGAAAAAGGGCTGCacggaggaggaggaagaaaacccGCCCCTGGAAAAGCAAAGCGAAGTGGATGAAAACAACCTGGGCTGGAGAAAATACATCAACAAAAACTCTCTTCAGGTTCATGAGGGTATCGTGGAGAAGTACGCATCTAGCTGTGGTGTGGGAGAAGCTATTCAATTCGAACGTATTGGCTTCTTCACCAAGGACAAGGATTCCACGGAGGATTGCCCCGTATACAATTTGACCGTTGCACTGGTGGAGAACAGTGCActtaagaagaagaaggaggatcTTGTCAAGAAGGAACTGGATCGTCTGAAGAGGGAGAAAGTTGCCGCCGAGCGCCGGCTCAAGAGGGAAGAGCGCAAGTTGCGTGAACAACGCAAGTTGGAGCAGGCGGCAGCGGGCAAGGGAGATGCTATCCAAGTTTAG
- a CDS encoding protein tyrosine phosphatase-like protein, putative gives MGVKNKCMLIYNVACCSLWLTILVVSLQYVINKEKYPLNTFWPNYKNLVTVTQSLAALEILFTLFGLINSVFCIVTTQVCSRLFVVYLIFNYLPQNNKWIFSCLIAWAIIDIIRYLFYSLNLLNIHINLLASLRNKLPLILYPIGITSEVVCTIASLKNIHSTPFLRAYPYAMPNNINFQIDIYYFCIFVLILYIPGSIFLYASAMRKSKKGTQGMDKKLDRSAKKTI, from the exons ATGGGTGTGAAAAACAAGTGCATGCTGATTTACAACGTGGCTTGCTGCTCCCTCTGGCTTACTATCCTCGTCGTATCTTTGCAATATGTCATCAACAAAGAGAAGTACCCCCTGAACACCTTTTGGCCTAACTATAAAAACTTGGTGACAGTGACTCAGTCACTGGCCGCTCTGGAGATTCTGTTCACACTATTCG GCCTCATCAACTCAGTATTCTGCATCGTCACCACGCAAGTGTGCAGCCGCCTATTTGTCGTTTACCTCATTTTTAACTACCTACCCCAAAACAACAAGTGGATATTCTCCTGTCTAATAGCATGGGCCATCATCGACATTATTCGCTACCTGTTTTATTCCCTCAACCTACTGAATATTCACATCAATTTGTTGGCGTCCCTCCGAAATAAGC TGCCCCTAATATTATATCCAATAGGAATAACCTCCGAAGTTGTGTGCACCATCGCGAGTCTCAAGAACATCCACTCCACACCCTTCCTCAGGGCTTACCCCTACGCTATGCCCAATAATATAAATTTCCAAATCGACATTTACTACTTTTGTATATTCGTCCTTATTCTTTATATTCCAGGGAGTATTTTTCTCTACGCATCAGCCATGAG gaaaagcaaaaagggaACCCAAGGGATGGACAAGAAATTGGATCGAAGTGCCAAGAAGACGATATGA
- a CDS encoding CPW-WPC family protein — protein MNNGHLFILLAILTRWSNNAHFGWTAEIHQDKTESAVSSSGILKNVVRHSPKVSSKEIEDSEIRIVKMAHEEENRKLQKMGKCAKDYTLPCPKFWKKKIMNKSENICIASSSYNGFCTPRQSFDNFTKSEKMKFETSCNVEWGCRNVVADACESGKRNYNEPCPEGFISQNDNTCMADLTVYDGLCNGQKIDFTHLTNDEKQNWSVACEAYWPCYIDCSLNNKALSTCPSNWKEINSYECIPPYSYNGPCKDTKNFKFFNELMKKKFEEKCKVTFVCTDLCEKNYRQECPLHWMKEGGYCLAPPSFNLCDRKKYLYSNLTQEEEKKKFEQECSVQWPCQKTSFCDMDWTAECPLNWVKEVPRQGRDQEGGDKYICTADSSLYRGRCAFISLPNGADEETKRELASTCDTPWPCSATGATAGAPEEGGPVPRSDSKIVERRNSALTNGPVTLQGDVRTNGGPTYRVVDSQGDVSLADIMR, from the coding sequence atgaataatggACACCTTTTCATCCTACTGGCAATATTGACGAGATGGAGCAACAACGCTCATTTCGGTTGGACTGCTGAGATTCATCAGGACAAAACAGAGAGCGCGGTAAGCTCAAGTgggattttaaaaaacgtcGTGAGACATTCCCCCAAAGTGAGTTCCAAAGAAATTGAGGACAGCGAAATACGGATAGTGAAAATGGCACACGAAGAGGAAAACAGaaagttgcaaaaaatggggaagtgTGCAAAAGATTATACATTACCTTGCccaaaattttggaaaaaaaaaattatgaacaagtcagaaaATATTTGCATAGCTAGCTCATCGTACAACGGATTTTGTACCCCCCGTCAATCTTTCGATAACTTTacaaaaagtgaaaaaatgaaatttgaAACGAGTTGCAATGTTGAATGGGGATGCAGGAATGTCGTAGCGGATGCATGCGAAagtgggaaaagaaattataacGAACCATGTCCTGAAGGTTTTATCTCCCAAAATGACAACACTTGCATGGCTGATCTGACCGTGTATGATGGTCTCTGCAATGGCCAAAAGATAGACTTTACCCATCTCACCAATGACGAAAAACAGAATTGGAGTGTTGCTTGCGAAGCGTATTGGCCTTGTTACATCGATTGTTCACTGAACAACAAAGCACTCTCTACCTGTCCTTCCAActggaaagaaataaattcatACGAATGTATTCCACCTTATAGTTACAACGGACCATGTAAagacacaaaaaattttaaatttttcaatgagctgatgaaaaaaaaatttgaggaaaaatgcaaagttaCTTTTGTGTGTACAGActtgtgtgaaaaaaattatcgacAGGAGTGCCCCTTACATTGGATGAAGGAAGGTGGATACTGTTTAGCTCCTCCGTCTTTCAACTTATGTGATAGGAAAAAGTATCTCTATAGTAACTTAACgcaggaggaggagaagaagaagttcgAGCAGGAGTGTTCAGTTCAGTGGCCTTGTCAAAAGACCTCCTTTTGTGATATGGACTGGACCGCTGAGTGCCCCCTCAACTGGGTGAAGGAGGTACCACGGCAAGGCAGAGACCAGGAGGGGGGTGACAAATACATCTGCACTGCTGATTCATCCCTGTACAGGGGGAGGTGTGCGTTTATTTCCCTTCCGAATGGCGCTGATGAAGAGACCAAACGGGAGTTGGCTTCCACGTGCGACACCCCCTGGCCGTGCTCTGCTACAGGTGCTACCGCAGGCGCCCCTGAGGAAGGAGGTCCTGTTCCACGGTCGGATAGCAAAATAGTAGAAAGACGCAATAGCGCTCTCACAAATGGCCCAGTCACTCTCCAGGGCGACGTACGCACCAATGGAGGACCTACCTATCGCGTGGTCGACAGCCAGGGGGACGTGTCCCTCGCGGATATAATGCGCTGA
- a CDS encoding signal peptidase complex catalytic subunit SEC11, putative, protein MEYIKEQYNSILLELKKNFKTPRDGISHVLNVVCLLLNALMIWKLLVVLTGCESPVVVVLSGSMEPGYFRGDTLALYHPPNIHAGDVVVYQINGRDIPIVHRILNIHISKDNKFHLLSKGDNNNIDDRGLYEFDQYWLENEHVLGLSVGYAPYIGMLTIWVNEYPAMKWGIVSLMLFMILLGYE, encoded by the exons ATGGAATACATAAAGGAGCAGTACAACTCGATTTTGCTAGAACTTAAGAAGAACTTTAAAACCCCCCGCGATGGAATATCCCACGTATTGAACGTAGTGTGCTTACTGTTGAATGCCTTGATGATTTGGAAGCTACTCGTCGTTCTTACAG GATGCGAATCCCCAGTTGTGGTTGTCCTGAGTGGCAGTATGGAGCCAGGCTACTTCAGAGGAGACACCTTGGCACTGTACCACCCGCCGAACATCCATGCAGGCGACGTGGTGGTGTACCAAATAAATGGAAGAGACATTCCCATTGTGCATAGGATATTAAATATTCACATATCGAAGGATAACAAATTTCATTTGTTATCAAAAGGGGACAATAACAACATTGACGACAGAGGGCTCTATGAGTTCGATCAGTATTGGCTAGAAAACGAACATGTGCTTGGTCTCTCCGTTGGATATGCACCATACATTGGAATGCTAACCATATGGGTTAATGAATACCCGGCAATGAAGTGGGGAATTGTGTCCCTCATGTTGTTTATGATATTACTTGGGTACGAGTAA
- a CDS encoding DNA polymerase theta, putative encodes MFLPDKDRKWKQANTFICYRRLAIYKKKYYRNRQQLIYVSLSGHIYTKENYREAVQVDNRIRADLKISNTGQRSSIHDVNLLYSRLHNLLNPTADEHFDEKMFEYYCIPRSIISEYNNLGIFQLYKEQADCLRSVLQNEQVEKNVKNKVENITPEERTPENRHPQRIDSFSNEEFFTSLEELKHSDDEEGWPEISPQRAPTDGLEISPQKGPTDGLEISPQKGPMDGREISPQGGPTDGREISPQGGPKEEHLCDDKWDKLHVKNDTGHNFFYKNFLFNIPTGMGKTIIYDILIIRMVLYKGYRAILCLPTMTLINEKYDYYEKLLGENTVCLNIRKFNSSNSSGYSYQLCTDIAICTYEQANIILNIIIKNNLKCNYIFVIDEIHYMNDSHRGVFIESMLTKIKYIQKNCESIFKIRVYGFSATLSNVHQIGEWLDAKVHVSKEKLQNIKHLYKINNAIYKDIDGKELERNLEAPFSLDPDHLVFLLSEELILQRNVLIFCPTKKKCEKVAYFISNIMPYYLKNRNYNVKKEMVQRRVNLVNQLKEVSVVMPAMEKLILSGIFYHHADLQSKERGIVEGAFRSNTLFCLCCTTTLSVGVSFNVHTIIIRNIRLGTKFLTKDQIMQISGRCGRMKKAPAGGDAAGAIGDPTNTVSSVVGEEGSGKDVSAQAMTYTPVKDYDEDCDGKVLVFLQQCDKKYMERILKEDVDLFNLKTWLNNFQLCKFIVELIQLNMVKTKKEVEHFLFLYTLKFFKVEEREGKNEETTDTNRVNYRDLMMHEIKQIFQYLFENKLIIIPHDKEQSYYYYMFAKIYNVNLYKMEHIFNFHFLCQYINVETLIKCNLPQKMDLFKKLYRNYKQKDFKDEDKQSYFFSLPFLTILLIFKDTKVNKNIFQNLSVQLVKYLFLVNINNKQFDFYVYDLLRDEDVIECTEVSSYVHPILNALDFIFSFSFIQYVYFRGFPTDVLLMIFVFCVNSDISLKIDFDVYEQILTSRSGPQGGDVRRIFHYFDLSLDKLKRFKHYNSEYLCAQCAECAKKMLQGEIDVDEIYENFEWAKIKRFYFSLIVYDLLTEDIHTVGRKYKVKTNDIRNMYSKCFYNLAFNCRNLRNFKNSLDIFCVVLDNLLIKMRSRNLAFAF; translated from the exons ATGTTCCTACCCGACAAGGACAGAAAGTGGAAACAGGCAAATACGTTCATCTGCTATAGAAG ATTAGCAatttacaagaaaaaatattatcggAACAGGCAACAGTTGATTTACGTGTCGCTGTCTGGCCATATTTACACCAAG GAAAACTATAGAGAAGCTGTGCAGGTGGACAACCGCATCCGGGCAGACCTAAAAATATCAA ACACGGGCCAAAGATCGAGCATACACGATGTGAATCTCCTGTACAGTAGGCTCCATAATCTGCTGAACCCCACCGCGGACGAACATTTTGATGAAAAGATGTTCGAATATTACTGTATTCCCCGATCCATCATAAG CGAGTACAACAACCTAGGTATCTTCCAGCTATACAAGGAGCAGGCGGATTGCTTGAGGAGCGTTCTTCAAAACGAGCAAGTCGAaaagaatgtgaaaaataaggTAGAGAACATAACGCCAGAGGAAAGAACCCCTGAGAATAGACACCCCCAAAGGATAGATTCCTTTTCTAACGAGGAGTTCTTCACCTCCCTGGAGGAATTGAAACAcagtgatgatgaagaaggatGGCCAGAAATATCTCCGCAGAGGGCGCCAACGGATGGACTGGAAATATCCCCACAGAAGGGGCCAACGGATGGACTGGAAATATCCCCACAGAAGGGGCCAATGGATGGACGTGAAATATCCCCGCAGGGAGGGCCAACGGATGGACGAGAAATATCCCCACAGGGAGGACCAAAAGAGGAGCACCTCTGTGACGACAAATGGGACAAACTACACGTGAAAAATGACACAgggcataattttttttacaaaaattttctcttcaataTCCCAACAGGGATGGGAAAGACCATAATATATGACATTTTAATTATACGAATGGTCCTTTACAAGGGGTATAGAGCAATATTATGCCTCCCCACGATGACACttattaatgaaaaatatgattaCTACGAGAAGCTGCTCGGAGAAAATACCGTGTGTCTAAATATAAGAAAATTTAACAGTTCCAATTCTAGTGGGTACTCATATCAGCTGTGCACCGACATTGCCATCTGCACGTATGAACAAGCCAACATCATACTCaatattattataaaaaacaaCTTAAAGTGTAATTATATTTTCGTCATTGACGAAATTCACTACATGAACGATAGCCACAGGGGGGTTTTCATCGAGTCTATGCTCACGAAAATTAAGTACATCCAGAAGAATTGCGAAAGTATCTTTAAAATCCGTGTCTACGGCTTTTCTGCAACATTGTCAAATGTGCACCAG ATCGGCGAATGGCTAGACGCCAAGGTGCACGTCAGCAAGGAGAAGCTGCAGAATATAAAGCACCTGTACAAGATAAATAACGCGATATACAAGGACATAGACGGGAAGGAACTAGAGAGGAACCTGGAAGCGCCGTTCTCCCTGGACCCTGACCATCTGGTGTTCCTGCTGAGCGAGGAACTCATTCTGCAGAGAAACGTTCTGATCTTTTGTCcaacgaagaagaaatgcgAGAAGGTGGCTTATTTTATAAGCAACATTATGCCATACTATTTGAAAAACAGGAATTATAACGTAAAGAAGGAGATGGTCCAAAGGAGGGTGAACCTTGTGAACCAACTCAAGGAGGTCAGCGTAGTTATGCCCGCCATGGAAAAGTTAATCCTTAGTGGAATTTTCTATCACCACGCAGATCTGCAGAGTAAGGAGAGAGGAATAGTGGAAGGTGCCTTTAGGAGCAACACCCTTTTCTGCCTGTGCTGCACGACGACCCTATCCGTAGGGGTGAGTTTCAACGTGCACACGATAATAATCCGTAACATACGGCTTGGCACCAAGTTCCTGACAAAGGACCAGATCATGCAGATATCGGGACGATGCGGCCGCATGAAGAAGGCTCCCGCGGGTGGGGATGCCGCTGGGGCCATTGGCGATCCTACCAACACGGTAAGCAGTGTAGTGGGTGAGGAAGGAAGTGGTAAAGATGTCTCCGCGCAGGCTATGACGTACACGCCCGTGAAGGATTACGACGAGGACTGCGACGGGAAGGTCTTGGTCTTCCTCCAGCAGTGCGATAAGAAGTACATGGAAAGAATTCTGAAGGAGGACGTAGATTTGTTCAACCTGAAAACATGGCTGAACAATTTCCAACTGTGTAAATTCATCGTGGAGCTCATCCAACTGAATATGGTTAAgacgaagaaggaagtggaacaCTTCCTCTTTCTGTACACACTCAAGTTCTTTAAAGTGGAGGaaagggagggaaagaaTGAAGAGACGACTGACACCAACCGTGTGAATTATAGAGACCTAATGATGCACGAGATAAAGCAGATTTTCCAGTATCTCTTCGAGAACAAACTCATCATCATCCCACATGACAAGGAACAGTCATACTACTACTATATGTTTGCCAAAATATACAATGTCAACCTttacaaaatggaacatattttcaatttccactttttatgCCAGTACATTAACGTGGAAACATTAATTAAATGTAACTTACcacaaaaaatggatttatttaaaaaattgtacaggAACTACAAACAGAAGGACTTTAAGGATGAAGATAAACAAagctattttttctctctccctttCTTAACCATTCTATTAATTTTCAAGGATACAAaggttaataaaaatattttccaaaatttgtCTGTACAACTTGTGAAGTATTTATTTCTTGTTAATATTAACAATAAGCAATTTGACTTTTACGTTTATGACCTTTTGAGGGACGAGGATGTGATTGAGTGCACGGAGGTTTCTTCTTATGTGCATCCTATTTTGAATGCGTTGGACTTCATTTTcagcttttccttcattcagtATGTGTACTTCAGAG GATTCCCCACGGACGTCCTGTTGATGATTTTCGTTTTCTGCGTCAATTCGGATATTTCGCTCAAAATTGACTTTGACGTGTACGAGCAAATATTAACGTCTAGGAGTGGCCCCCAGGGCGGGGACGTGCGCAGGATTTTTCACTACTTCGATCTTAGCCTGGACAAGCTGAAGCGCTTCAAACATTACAATAGCGAATACCTTTGTGCCCAGTGCGCTGAGTGCGCCAAGAAGATGCTGCAGGGAGA GATCGACGTAGATGAAATATACGAAAACTTCGAGTGGGCCAAAATCAAGCGCTTTTACTTTTCCCTTATCGTGTACGATCTGCTCACGGAGGACATCCATACCGTGGGGCGCAA GTACAAAGTCAAAACGAATGATATAAGAAATATGTACTCCAAGTGCTTCTACAACTTGGCCTTCAACTGCAGAAACTTGCGGAACTTTAAAAATTCTTT GGACATCTTTTGCGTAGTCCTGGATAATCTCCTCATAAAAATGAGGTCCAGAAATTTAGCCTTCGCTTTTTAG